TTCCCAATTAAGCGATTCCTTGTTTCTAACTATCTGGAGTGCCTGCCAGAACTTTCATTTTGCCGAAAAACTAATTCCTGACTCCACAGAAACTATTTTGGCTACTGCACCAACTCTTTGTGATTCCAATGATGTTATTTATTTATACCCATCCAATCCTCATTATCCACTGCATTGGATTTTAAATGGAGCAATAATTGATTCAACCAATTTATCAATTGAAATCAACCAACCCGGCCTATATTCCTATAGTTATTGGCTGGACAGCAATTGTTTGCACCATTCCCAACCATTTGAAATCGTTCAATCCAACAGCCAAGCAACCCTGGTCTACGATTCGCTTCAAGGTATTTTATTAGCCAACCCGGCCCTAAACTCCATCATTTGGAAAGATGAATTTGGCAATTTTGTTGGCACAGGACCATCCTTTCAACCCATAACTTCTGGAACCTATACCTATGAAGCAGTTGATAGCCTAAGTTGTACTATTTACGCTGCAACCATAACAATATCGTTGGAAATAGTTGGAATAGACAAAAGTTTAAACCTTAATAATTTCTACATCAAGAACATGTACAATATGCTTGGCGAAAAGCTTCAAAATTCAAAGGAAGCTTTTCCATTTCCAGATTTATCCGATGGAGTTTACATTATTCAACTGACAAACCAGGCTAATTCATCCCAACTAATCCAAAAAATCATTGTACTTCAGGGGGTGGCATACATAAGTAAGGAATAAAATGCCAATGAAATCCTATGATTTGAGTAGATTTTTTATTTGGCGGGTCCCGTTTCGCCATTAACATTTATTCCGAAAACCCAACAGATGTGCAAGGCGAAACGGTCGCGCTATCGCCCATACTCCTCCGGCCCGCTACATTGCATTTCGCGTTCCGTGCGGGGTATTTGGCTCTATCGCTACCCGGGGTGCAACTCCCAAACTTTGGCAAATGTGAATAACTTCGAAAATCACCTAACTTTCCAAATTGATTTTTTATTTTTTTTATAATGACGGTTTAAACCGTCATATATAAAAGCGGAAAAAAAACTTTGCAGGCACTCTCCCCGGGTAGGGATAGTAGTGGATAGCCCACAGGGATGCGGAGGTACGGAGCAGACCGAGGACTAGGAACGGATAGCCCGACCGGCCGCCTTTCCCATCGACCATACTTATGCACAATAGTCCGGGCGGCCGGGACCCGCCAAATAAAAATCCCCTTCTACACCAATGCATAAAAGGGGATTTCTTTGTTTTGATTTCTATTTCTAAGCCTTTTTCTTCGGTTCTTCCGGCATGGTATCCATCAAATTATTCAAAGCCATCATTTCTTTCATGGTTTTTTGCATGCCCTCGGTGGAACCATCCAGGAATATGACATTGCCTTTTCCATATTCGGCGAAATTTTTAATCGCCTCGGTCCACATGCTAAACAAAATCACAGAAGTATCCATGTTGGCCTGCTGAATTTCACGAGCTGCACTGCTCATACCTTTGGCAACCTCTTCCCGGAATAAAGCAACACCCTGCCCACGCAATTGAGCAGCTTCGCGCTCTGCCTGTGCTGCAATTTTTATGGCATTACCCTCCGCCTCTGCAGCTTTTGTTTTGGTAATTAACAAAGCCTGACCTTCATTTTCTGCAGCAGCCTTCATATTGTTTGACGCCACTACCTGGGCCATGCTGCGCACTATAATATCATCAAAAGTAATGTCATTCATTTGTAAATCAATAAGATGATAACCCCAACTTTCCAATGACTCATCTACCTTCTCCTTAACATCATCAACAATTTCCCGACGCAATGAAAGAATTTCGGCTTGCTTCTTAGTGGCTACAAATCCACGAATACTTCCTTCCACCGTACGAATTAACGCTTGCATTAAATTCCGTTCATCCACAAATTTAAAGGCTACATTTTTTATGGTTTCTTCATCCTGATTAACCACAGCATAAAGAAGCATCGCTTTAAAATTCACATTTGCCTGATCACTCGTAATGGCCTGAAACTCCAGCTCCACCGAACGATTTTGAATGGAAATTCGCTTATAAACCATTTCAAAAAATGGAATCTTAAAATTCAACCCCGGCCCCAATATCCGCTGGTATTTCCCAAAAATGGTAATTACCGCAATAGTGCCTTGCTGAACAGTTACAAAAGAAAGGAAGAGTATTCCTACCAAAAAAACTAATACTATTAAAGCTACAATCATGGTTTGTCAAATTAATATCCAAAAGTACATTGGCCAAACATAAGTTTTACAAGTTTCTTAAATGAAATTCAGGCAATTATAAAAACTCAAAAATAAATTAGTAAGAAATTAAACTTTTTACGGAACAATTGGCCTAAGGAATAGGTTGAATAACTAACTTAGGCAAGGCGTATGAGGAATTTCTATTGGGTATTTTTGAGTTGCTTTTGGGGACTTCTTTGCATCCCATCAACTATTCTTTGCCAGGTTACCAGAATATCCGGTCAAATCATTGATGGTAAAACAAAAGAACCTCTGCCATTTGTAAATATAATCTTGCAGGGAACTACCATCGGAACCCATACTGATATGGAAGGTAATTACCTAATTGAAACCTCCTTCCCAACCGACACCATCATCGCTTCTTTTATTGGATACACAACCCAAAAAAAGGCGATTCGGAAAGGGGTTAAACAAACCATTCCGTTTGAATTTTCGGCAACCAACACCCAATTGATGGAAGTAGTGGTTAAACCGGGAGAAGACCCTGCTGAACTTTTATTGCGAAAAATACTGGCCAATAAATCCAAAAACTCCAAGGATAACAGCCCTTATTACCAATTTACCTGCTACAATAAAATTGAAATCGACCTCAACAACTTCAAAACAGAAAAACTCAAAAAAAATCCATTCTTTAAACCCTTTGGGTTTGTATTTGATAATGTGGATACCTCTAAACTAAATGGTAAAATTTATTTGCCCGCTATCCTGAGCGAAACAGTTTCGGAGGTTTACCACCGTAGCTCACCCAAAGCCGAACGAGAAATCATTAAGGCAACCAGAGTTTCCGGTACTTCTAGTAAAAGCATTTCTCAGTTTTCCGGGAATCTGTACCAAGAACTTTATATTTATGACAATTATCTCAAGGTTTTTGGAAAATCAACCATTAGTCCTATTTCAGACATAGGAAGATACTATTACAAATACTACTTAACCGATAGCATGGTAATTGACGGTCGTTGGTGTTACAAACTTCTGTTTTCATCTCGTCGAAAAATGGAACCAACCTTTTTGGGTCATCTATGGATTGCCGATTCCAGTTTCGCCGTGGCAAAAGTGGAAATGAAGCTATCTCCGGATGTAAACATCAATTGGATTTATGACTTTATGCTGGAACAAACCTACTCCAATCCGGATGGACAACATTGGTTGCTTACCAAAGAAAAACTGCAGGTTGATATGAACAGCGGAACCTTCAAAACAGGGGCATTTGCAACTAAATCATCCTATTTCACCAATTTTGTTTTTGACAAAACCCAAAAGGATGCCTTTTACTCAAAAGCTGAAAACATTGAATTTACGGATAGCGCCAATATACAAACTAAAGAATTTTGGGACGAAAACCGACCGGAACAGCTTTCTCAGAAAGAACAAAGAATTTATACCAATACGGATAGCGTTCAAAAAATGCCGGCCTATAAACGAATCTTTACCTTTTTCAATGCCTTGTCAACAGGTTATGTTACCCTCGGCCCGGTTGAGTGGGGACCCTACTATACAACCTATAGCTTTAATCAAATTGAAGGTAGTAGAATTAAATTAGGCCTTAGAACAAGTAATAAGGTTAGTAAAAGATTCGAATTATCAGGATCCATAGCATACGGATTCAAGGATGAACGTATTAAATACTCAGTGGGTGGGAAATTCTTCTTTTCTAAAAAACCCCGTAACCATATTGCCTTGTACTACAAAGATGATATGGAACAAATGGGACAAAGCCAAAATGCATTTAGGGAAGACAACCTGGTAAACTCCCTTTTCCGAAGAAGGCCATTTAACCGATTAACCTATATCAAGGAGTTGAGAACCTATTATGAAATTGATTGGTTTCAAGGCTTTTCAACGCAACTTGCTTTGTATCATCGAGAGGTTGAACCAACCTCTGTAATAAAATTTGAATATTCGGAATTACCATTACCAACCAATTCCCTTGTCACCACCGATTTACGATTGAAGTTCCGATTTGCTTATCGGGAAAAATACCTGGCAGGTGAAATGACCCGAGTTTCATTGGGAACCAAATATCCGGTAGTTCAAATTCAATATATTAAAGGTTTCAAAGGGTTATGGAATGGACAATTTAATTACGATCGCCTTATACTAGGTATTAATCAATGGTTTAAAGTTGGACCAATAGGTTGGAGCGAATATCAAATTCAGGCTTCTCAAATTTGGGGCAAACTTCCCTATCCACTCTTAGGACTTCATCAAGGAAATGAAGCCTATAGCTACGACGATTTCGCTTTTAACATGATGAATTATTTTGAGTTCGTAAGTGATAAATACGCCAGCGGATATTATGCCCATCATTTTAATGGTTTCTTCTTAAACAGAATACCCCTTATTCGAAAATTAAAATGGAGAGAACTGGTCACCTTCCGGGGTTTAATCGGTTCATTGAGCGAATCCAATAGAAATGTAATGGTTTTTCCGGATGGACTTCAATGGCTAACCAAACCTTATGCTGAAGCAGGCTTTGGAATCGAAAATATTTTTCAGTTCATTCGGGTGGATTTCTTGTGGAGACTCTCCTACCTCAACAATCCTAATATCCAAAAATTTGGTGTTCGATTTAGCTTACGGTTTAATCTGTAATACCCAATCAAAAGAATTGAGCGCAAAGAATGCTTAGGAAATAAAGTCAATTTCAACCTTCCTTTTGAAGCCATTTCTGGGTTTATACAGGCAAGGAACAGCTTAAAGCTAAATTCTGCATTAGAAATCATAAAGAAACTTTCAAATGCAATAAAGACGAGGGCTTCAAGTTAATTTTCGATTGTAGAAATAGTGAACTATTTTGAAGTCAAAAATTGCACTAAAACCCTTGTTTTAGAAACAGTTGGAAGTTGTAATAGATTTCCAAAACCAATGTTATTTGAAAAATAGTCCAAAAAACTCGTTTGAAAATTACAGTAGTGAATGCCGATACAAAAGCAGTTTAGGCCAATTTGTGCCAAGCATCATTGGACTATTTCAGATTTGCAATCGGTATAATGCAGAATTTTGGTTAAAATACAAAAATTCAGTTGAGATTCTCCGGTTGAAAATGTATCCCTTGCAAAATCCTAATGGATACCAAAACCGGTTGGGTTAGAAAGTTCACAATGAGGTTGCACCTCGGGCAACGATAGAGGCAAGTAGCTCCAAGCCAACGCAGCGTTTAGCGGAGTGGGCTTGGACTACAGCCGATAGCGTGACCCGAACGCCCGGGCAAGTTGTTTGGAGTATAGCAAAAAGAAGGTTGGGCGGAGGGGGCCCGCATAAAAGGAATTAAAAAAATAATCGATTAGCTATAATT
The window above is part of the Bacteroidia bacterium genome. Proteins encoded here:
- a CDS encoding SPFH domain-containing protein, translating into MIVALIVLVFLVGILFLSFVTVQQGTIAVITIFGKYQRILGPGLNFKIPFFEMVYKRISIQNRSVELEFQAITSDQANVNFKAMLLYAVVNQDEETIKNVAFKFVDERNLMQALIRTVEGSIRGFVATKKQAEILSLRREIVDDVKEKVDESLESWGYHLIDLQMNDITFDDIIVRSMAQVVASNNMKAAAENEGQALLITKTKAAEAEGNAIKIAAQAEREAAQLRGQGVALFREEVAKGMSSAAREIQQANMDTSVILFSMWTEAIKNFAEYGKGNVIFLDGSTEGMQKTMKEMMALNNLMDTMPEEPKKKA
- a CDS encoding DUF5686 and carboxypeptidase regulatory-like domain-containing protein, with translation MRNFYWVFLSCFWGLLCIPSTILCQVTRISGQIIDGKTKEPLPFVNIILQGTTIGTHTDMEGNYLIETSFPTDTIIASFIGYTTQKKAIRKGVKQTIPFEFSATNTQLMEVVVKPGEDPAELLLRKILANKSKNSKDNSPYYQFTCYNKIEIDLNNFKTEKLKKNPFFKPFGFVFDNVDTSKLNGKIYLPAILSETVSEVYHRSSPKAEREIIKATRVSGTSSKSISQFSGNLYQELYIYDNYLKVFGKSTISPISDIGRYYYKYYLTDSMVIDGRWCYKLLFSSRRKMEPTFLGHLWIADSSFAVAKVEMKLSPDVNINWIYDFMLEQTYSNPDGQHWLLTKEKLQVDMNSGTFKTGAFATKSSYFTNFVFDKTQKDAFYSKAENIEFTDSANIQTKEFWDENRPEQLSQKEQRIYTNTDSVQKMPAYKRIFTFFNALSTGYVTLGPVEWGPYYTTYSFNQIEGSRIKLGLRTSNKVSKRFELSGSIAYGFKDERIKYSVGGKFFFSKKPRNHIALYYKDDMEQMGQSQNAFREDNLVNSLFRRRPFNRLTYIKELRTYYEIDWFQGFSTQLALYHREVEPTSVIKFEYSELPLPTNSLVTTDLRLKFRFAYREKYLAGEMTRVSLGTKYPVVQIQYIKGFKGLWNGQFNYDRLILGINQWFKVGPIGWSEYQIQASQIWGKLPYPLLGLHQGNEAYSYDDFAFNMMNYFEFVSDKYASGYYAHHFNGFFLNRIPLIRKLKWRELVTFRGLIGSLSESNRNVMVFPDGLQWLTKPYAEAGFGIENIFQFIRVDFLWRLSYLNNPNIQKFGVRFSLRFNL